Part of the Chitinivorax sp. PXF-14 genome, GCGCCGTCACATGGGCGACGGCAGCGGCGATGTCGACGGTGCGGCCCACGCGGGCTTCCGACTCCATGAATTCGACGGCCTTGGCGTGGATCGCCAGCGGGTCGTTGCTATCGACCGTGGGGCCCGCATCACCGGCCCGTTCCTGAAAATCCACCAGCTTGGGCTGGCCCTGCAGGAACGCCTTGAAGCCGTCGATCCCGCTCTTTGACTGCCTGGCCTCGCCCTCGCCGAATTCGATCACGCCGGCATCGGCCGCGATGTGATCCATGAAGGAGACGACGAAACCCTTCTGGGCGGGCAGCAGCTTGCCGGTCTGGATCAGGCTCTCGGCAAACGCCGCGTTCTCGCCATGCCTGACGGCCGCCTGGGCCGCCTTGTCGCGGGCCTGGGCTTCCGCCAGCTGTTGTTTGAGCTGGGCGTTCTCGGCCTCCAGCGCGGCCTTCTGTTCAGGTGTCACGGTGCTCTCCTGCGTGGGTTGCTCGGTTGATTCGGAATAGCTTGGCGTGGCAGGCAAGATCTGCCCGCCATCGTCCTGGCGGGCGTCATCCTCCAGCGTGGCGACGGCATAGCTGGGGATGGTCCTGTCGGCC contains:
- a CDS encoding peptidase, which encodes MNSKPIHIFKVGTHTAMGGATLAFSEADLAAAADAYDPALHEAPIVVGHPRHDNPAYGWIKGLAFAEGGLEASPHQVNPDFAELVASGAFKKVSASFYAPDSPQNPVPGVYYLRHVGFLGAQPPAVKGLRAPEFADAEEGVIEFADWSDMENASLWRRLREWLIGRFGLDEADRTIPSYAVATLEDDARQDDGGQILPATPSYSESTEQPTQESTVTPEQKAALEAENAQLKQQLAEAQARDKAAQAAVRHGENAAFAESLIQTGKLLPAQKGFVVSFMDHIAADAGVIEFGEGEARQSKSGIDGFKAFLQGQPKLVDFQERAGDAGPTVDSNDPLAIHAKAVEFMESEARVGRTVDIAAAVAHVTA